Proteins from a single region of Apium graveolens cultivar Ventura chromosome 7, ASM990537v1, whole genome shotgun sequence:
- the LOC141674133 gene encoding uncharacterized protein LOC141674133 has protein sequence MTSLDPERASLPFGGITIVFGGDFRQILPVIPKASRTQIVSASLNSSKIRDHCRVFLLEKNMRLSSGKTEQEKHEIAEFSKWVLDVGNGTLPNVYPDDIISDPKVVIPDKFMIRARENPLKAVVDVVYPDLAKNIKNADYLRERSVLTPTNAIVGDIN, from the coding sequence ATGACGTCATTGGATCCTGAAAGAGCCAGCCTACCATTTGGCGGTATAACTATTGTTTTTGGAGGAGACTTTCGGCAAATCCTCCCCGTGATACCAAAAGCTTCAAGAACACAGATTGTGAGTGCTTCTTTAAATAGTTCAAAGATAAGGGATCATTGTCGGGTATTCTTACTAGAAAAAAATATGCGTCTTTCCTCTGGGAAAACAGAACAAGAAAAACATGAAATTGCAGAATTTAGCAAGTGGGTACTTGATGTGGGTAATGGTACTCTTCCTAATGTTTATCCAGATGATATAATCAGTGATCCGAAAGTAGTGATTCCAGATAAATTTATGATTAGAGCAAGAGAGAACCCACTAAAGGCTGTTGTTGACGTAGTTTATCCCGATCTTGCAAAGAACATAAAGAATGCTGACTATTTGAGGGAAAGATCAGTTCTTACTCCAACGAATGCCATTGTGGGTGATATAAATTAA